The following proteins are encoded in a genomic region of Corticium candelabrum chromosome 11, ooCorCand1.1, whole genome shotgun sequence:
- the LOC134186706 gene encoding protein LTO1 homolog, with translation MQDADVVDACFDNIFLSEDRERDRSYREGLAEGQALGLVEGRRLGLEKGKEIGGELGFYAGFGEVLVKVSKSEIPTRGRAQKCLEQLLIMIAEFPVDKPTDPNLQEKIKKIRAKFKQVTSLFNIKLEYEKETEPKLSY, from the exons ATGCAAGACGCCGACGTGGTAGATGCGTGCTTTGACAATATTTTTCTGTCTGAAGATAG agagagagacagaagcTATAGAGAAGGATTAGCGGAAGGTCAAGCTCTGGGACTCGTTGAAGGACGGAGATTGGGATTGGAAAAAGGAAAAGAAATTGGAGGAGAA TTAGGATTCTATGCTGGGTTTGGTGAAGTTTTGGTGAAAGTCAGTAAAAGTGAAATTCCTACAAGGGGCAG AGCTCAGAAATGTCTTGAACAGCTGTTGATCATGATTGCTGAGTTTCCTGTAGACAAACCTACTGATCCAAATTTGCAAGAGAAGATAAAGAAAATTCGAGCAAAATTCaaacag GTCACGTCACTGTTTAACATCAAACTTGAATATGAGAAAGAAACAGAACCAAAGCTATCATATTGA
- the LOC134186704 gene encoding transmembrane 6 superfamily member 1-like isoform X1 — protein MASAFRRLTVVSRTFILALLGIPTTYWFNSMKSMSNHWVIFWGSNAILAAVVLFVYLFPPTESDSPARKDPFLYAFSLFCYTALVDLCIGLELHGWISNSMLFYFKEGEPYLATSHGMMINYWDGTVHLLLYLILIDGIARRHEYRNIGLYWFGSIFNSLIVLLCGSVSGEIGTRLRASYFLNTAYVIVPLVFVTRLLQKDRHFIVKTQDKTGIWRRPLDMLFIVYFVGAIIVAFIRGYASLGSPTWISQWYLTEVEPYIADSSGFPRMQMLTYVWYFVPYYGMSIYGLLNHGRSWMLDWSMIHAGAAAQAQFSHIGSSLYSLNGSQQVPEGGALTFWLVNISLAIVPQLFAFRCFTNENFFVPSSSKASD, from the exons ATGGCGTCTGCATTCCGAAGACTGACCGTTGTTTCCCGAACGTTTATACTTGCGTTATTGGGTATTCCGACAACGTATTGGTTTAATTCCATGAAATCGATGTCGAATCATTGGGTAATTTTCTGGGGCTCCAATGCGATCCTAGCTGCTGTGGTTCTCTTCGTCTACCTTTTTCCTCCAACGGAAAGCGACAGTCCTGCCAGAAAGGATCCTTTCCTTTACG CGTTCTCTCTCTTTTGCTATACTGCTCTTGTCGACCTATGCATCGGTCTTGAATTACATGGTTGGATCAGCAACTCCATGCTATTCTATTTCAAAGAA GGAGAACCCTACTTGGCTACCTCCCATGGTATGATGATCAATTACTGGGATGGAACTGTACACCTGCTCTTGTATTTGATACTCATTGATGGGATAGCAAGGCG ACATGAATATCGAAATATTGGCCTGTATTGGTTTGGATCTATATTCAATAGCCTCATTGTTCTCCTCTGTGGCTCAGTATCAG GTGAAATTGGTACTCGCCTACGAGCATCGTATTTTCTCAATACAGCATATGTTATTGTACCACTTGTATTTGTCACCCGCTTACTTCAAAAGGATCGACACTTCATAGTTAAAACACAAGACAAGACAGGAATCTGGAGGCGACCATTAGACATGCTGTTCATTGTCTACTTTGTTGGTGCCATCATTGTGGCATTCATCAGAGGCTAT GCCAGTCTTGGCTCTCCAACTTGGATCAGTCAATGGTATCTCACTGAAGTTGAGCCTTACATCGCCGATTCATCAGGATTTCCCAGAATGCAG ATGTTGACTTATGTTTGGTATTTTGTGCCCTATTATGGCATGTCTATTTATGGGCTACTAAATCATGGTAGGTCATGGATGCTGGACTGGTCTATGATACATGCTGGAGCAGCAGCACAG GCTCAGTTTAGTCACATTGGATCATCTCTATACAGCCTAAATGGTAGTCAACAAGTACCAGAGGGTGGTGCATTGACATTTTGGCTGGTTAATATTAGCTTAGCCATTGTTCCGCAGCTCTTTGCGTTTCGCTGCTTTACCAATGAAAACTTCTTTGTACCTTCGTCTTCCAAAGCTTCTGACTGA
- the LOC134186704 gene encoding transmembrane 6 superfamily member 1-like isoform X2: MASAFRRLTVVSRTFILALLGIPTTYWFNSMKSMSNHWVIFWGSNAILAAVVLFVYLFPPTESDSPARKDPFLYGLIFFHSLLLTICTFSSTCTQRSLSFAILLLSTYASVLNYMVGSATPCYSISKKHEYRNIGLYWFGSIFNSLIVLLCGSVSGEIGTRLRASYFLNTAYVIVPLVFVTRLLQKDRHFIVKTQDKTGIWRRPLDMLFIVYFVGAIIVAFIRGYASLGSPTWISQWYLTEVEPYIADSSGFPRMQMLTYVWYFVPYYGMSIYGLLNHGRSWMLDWSMIHAGAAAQAQFSHIGSSLYSLNGSQQVPEGGALTFWLVNISLAIVPQLFAFRCFTNENFFVPSSSKASD; the protein is encoded by the exons ATGGCGTCTGCATTCCGAAGACTGACCGTTGTTTCCCGAACGTTTATACTTGCGTTATTGGGTATTCCGACAACGTATTGGTTTAATTCCATGAAATCGATGTCGAATCATTGGGTAATTTTCTGGGGCTCCAATGCGATCCTAGCTGCTGTGGTTCTCTTCGTCTACCTTTTTCCTCCAACGGAAAGCGACAGTCCTGCCAGAAAGGATCCTTTCCTTTACGGTTTGATTTTCTTCCATAGTCTTTTACTAACAATTTGCACTTTCTCTTCTACATGTACACAGCGTTCTCTCTCTTTTGCTATACTGCTCTTGTCGACCTATGCATCGGTCTTGAATTACATGGTTGGATCAGCAACTCCATGCTATTCTATTTCAAAGAA ACATGAATATCGAAATATTGGCCTGTATTGGTTTGGATCTATATTCAATAGCCTCATTGTTCTCCTCTGTGGCTCAGTATCAG GTGAAATTGGTACTCGCCTACGAGCATCGTATTTTCTCAATACAGCATATGTTATTGTACCACTTGTATTTGTCACCCGCTTACTTCAAAAGGATCGACACTTCATAGTTAAAACACAAGACAAGACAGGAATCTGGAGGCGACCATTAGACATGCTGTTCATTGTCTACTTTGTTGGTGCCATCATTGTGGCATTCATCAGAGGCTAT GCCAGTCTTGGCTCTCCAACTTGGATCAGTCAATGGTATCTCACTGAAGTTGAGCCTTACATCGCCGATTCATCAGGATTTCCCAGAATGCAG ATGTTGACTTATGTTTGGTATTTTGTGCCCTATTATGGCATGTCTATTTATGGGCTACTAAATCATGGTAGGTCATGGATGCTGGACTGGTCTATGATACATGCTGGAGCAGCAGCACAG GCTCAGTTTAGTCACATTGGATCATCTCTATACAGCCTAAATGGTAGTCAACAAGTACCAGAGGGTGGTGCATTGACATTTTGGCTGGTTAATATTAGCTTAGCCATTGTTCCGCAGCTCTTTGCGTTTCGCTGCTTTACCAATGAAAACTTCTTTGTACCTTCGTCTTCCAAAGCTTCTGACTGA
- the LOC134186705 gene encoding gremlin-1-like, whose protein sequence is MWRAFVVGFVAVLMASQCEAAVKMPQDVTWSSAKHRADEPTISSNKGEAGGGVQGTNQQKHTTSPEAESANSLWYSNQSPPKGEPVGDLTTSQGASKLPRERSSSKVLSTDTQCALLNDRVLITHAGCKTKYVRTTKCYGMCASYVVPVAPQSRKTKGHLFDHKCECCQSTGSRSTEVRLLCSGLKQARKKVTITRPTGCKCSTCG, encoded by the coding sequence ATGTGGAGAGCCTTCGTTGTTGGTTTCGTGGCCGTGCTTATGGCTTCTCAATGTGAAGCTGCCGTCAAGATGCCGCAGGACGTGACGTGGAGCTCGGCGAAACACAGAGCCGACGAACCGACGATTTCTTCCAACAAGGGAGAGGCGGGTGGGGGAGTGCAAGGGACGAACCAACAGAAGCATACGACAAGTCCTGAAGCCGAGTCGGCCAATTCCCTCTGGTATTCTAATCAGTCACCGCCAAAAGGAGAACCTGTCGGGGATCTTACAACCAGTCAAGGAGCGTCTAAGCTTCCTCGAGAGCGCTCCAGTTCAAAAGTTCTCTCTACTGACACCCAGTGCGCGCTGCTGAATGACCGCGTACTAATCACGCACGCCGGCTGCAAAACGAAGTATGTTCGAACAACGAAGTGCTATGGCATGTGTGCTTCATACGTCGTTCCAGTTGCGCCACAAAGTCGTAAGACCAAAGGCCATTTGTTTGACCACAAATGCGAGTGCTGTCAGTCAACAGGAAGTAGAAGTACAGAAGTGCGTCTGCTATGTTCTGGTCTAAAACAGGCAAGGAAGAAGGTAACCATCACAAGACCAACAGGATGCAAGTGCAGCACATGTGGGTAA
- the LOC134186977 gene encoding uncharacterized protein LOC134186977, with translation MRLFSLGACPNTIKSPCQTSTAADPDKQRRKQVPYLMNWIKVIILLSSLSVYVKVAEPASLDIRRLTKRDSTAIDSNSTAGAQMQKKSTLLAKYHDGKCAPEIYRHTIRFPYVPHGCSATVEVNMCYGHCPSWTQPSTTTTAEKPSVTRHCRCCRPIRGNPVEFRVNCKRNRAYRHGGGAVPHGQHLVRVPDVESCRCRPSPCELY, from the coding sequence ATGCGTCTATTTTCATTGGGTGCTTGCCCCAACACTATAAAATCGCCGTGCCAAACGAGCACAGCAGCAGATCCAGATAAGCAGCGTCGTAAACAAGTGCCTTACCTAATGAATTGGATCAAAGTAATCATTTTGCTGTCGAGCTTGTCCGTCTATGTGAAGGTAGCAGAACCAGCATCATTGGACATCAGACGTTTGACAAAGCGGGATTCAACGGCAATCGACAGCAATTCGACTGCAGGTGCCCAAATGCAGAAGAAGTCGACTTTGCTGGCAAAATATCACGATGGAAAGTGTGCACCAGAAATCTACCGACACACCATCCGTTTTCCCTATGTGCCTCATGGTTGCAGTGCAACAGTTGAAGTAAACATGTGTTACGGCCATTGTCCGAGTTGGACCCAACCGAGTACTACGACTACAGCCGAGAAGCCATCAGTTACAAGACACTGCAGATGCTGCCGTCCAATTAGAGGGAATCCAGTCGAGTTTAGAGTTAATTGTAAACGCAATCGAGCGTACAGACACGGTGGTGGTGCAGTTCCACATGGGCAACACTTGGTCAGAGTGCCAGATGTTGAATCATGCAGATGTAGACCATCTCCTTGTGAATTGTACTGA